The region TCTCGGTGCGGGCGGGTTCGGGCCGTTCGTCGCTCAAGGTGCCACCTCACGGGTGTCGCGCTGCCGGGGTAGGGGCAGCCTACCGATCCGGTCCCGCACGGTCCCGCGTCCGCCCTGGAGGGTGACCGTTCTCGGCCGGGGTCCCGGCCGGGGCCGCGACACTGGCAGCGGGGCCGGCGGTGCCCTAGCCTGTGCGCGGCAGCATCCGCCCCCGTAAGAACCGTGGTGAGCATGAACGACGTCAAGCCCCGTCCCCTCGGCGACTCCGATCTGTACGTCTCCCGGCTGTGCCTGGGCGGGAACGTGTTCGGGTGGACCGCGGACGAGTCGGCCTCCTTCCGTGTCCTGGACGACTACGTCGCGGGCGGCGGCACCTTCGTGGACACCGCCGACTCCTACTCCGCCTGGGCCCCGGGACACCGGGGCGGGGAGTCCGAGACCCTCATCGGGCGCTGGCTGGCCGACCGGGGCCGCCCCGAGGACCTGGTGCTGGCCACCAAGGTGAGCAGGCACCCGGAGTTCCCGGGCCTGTCCGCGGGCAACGTCCGCGCCGCCGCCGACGCCTCGCTCGAACGGCTGGGCGTGGACGCCATCGACCTGTACTACGCGCACTTCGACGACCCCGACACCCCGCTGGAGGAGAGCGCCCGCGCCTTCTCCGAGCTGGTGGACGCGGGCAAGGTGCGCTACATCGGCCTGTCCAACCACACACCCGACCGCATCCGCGCCTGGCTGGACATCTGCGCGGACCAGGGCCTGCACGCGCCGGTCTGCGTCCAGCCGCACTACAACCTGGTGGAGCGGGGCGTGGAGGACGCGCTGGTGCCCCTGGCGCGGGAGCGCAGGCTGAGCCTGCTGCCGTACTTCGGGCTGGCGCGCGGCTTCCTCACCGGGAAGTACCGGCCGGGCGGCCCGAGCGTGGACAGCCCGCGCGCGGGTTCGGCCGGAGCGCTGCTGGAGGACGAGCGGGCGCTGCGCGTCCTCGACGCCCTGGACACGGTCGCCGGGCGGCTGGGCGTCCCGCAGGCCGCCGTGGCGCTGGCCTGGCTGGCCGACCGGCCGACGGTGTCCTCGGTGCTGGCCAGCGCCCGCGGCCCCGAGCAGCTGGCCGACCTGCTGCCGGTCAACACGCTGGTCCTGGACGCCGAGTCCGCCGACCTGCTGACCGAGGCGTCCGCCCCCTGACCCCGCGGACGGGCACCCGGGTACCGGCTGCAACCACTCCGGTCCCGGGTGCATCACACGTCCCATGAGCAACGGCATCACCGGACCCCTCACCGAAGAGCAGCAGCGCGAGTACGTCGAGGACGGGCTCCCCGACCTGGAGGACATATTCCAGGGCTACCCCTCCTACGATCCGTTCGGGCGCGTCGAGGCGGCGGCCTCCGGGCTGCTCGCCGACCTGTCGGCGGAGCGTCCCGTCGTGGTCTCCCTGCTGTCCACCCTGTCGGTCGTCTACTGGGCCGCGACGGTCGAGGGCAACGACGATCGGCAGTGGGCGGACATCCGGACGATGCGCACCGAGGTGCACCGGGCGTTCTCCGAGGCCGTGCGCCTGCTGGCCCCGCTCGCCGAGGAGCCCTGCGGGCACGGCCGGCACCCGGCCGAGGACGGGTTCGGTCCCGACGACTTCGAGTCCCTCGCCCTGCAGCTGCGGGACGTGGACGGCGTGCTGGAGTACGAGGGCTTCGACCGGGAGGACCCGGAGGAGCTCGCGGAGGCGGAGGAGTCGCACGGGCGGCTGTCCCAGGAGTGGGGCTGCGCCCACAACCTCCTGCTCCTGGCCCGGCAGGGCCGGAGGGAGATCTCCGCCTCCCTGGACGAGATCCCCGCACCCGCCTCAGCGGAGGTCGCCGAGTAGTTCCCGGACCAGCTCCCCCACCCGGTCCACCGCGAGCAGGAACCCGTCGTGCCCGTGGGGGGAGGAGATCACCCGCGCCCGCCCCGGCACCGGCAGGTGCCGGGCGATCTCCTCCTGCCGGGCGAGCGGGTACAGGTGGTCGGTGTCCACTCCCGCGACGATGGTGCGTTCGGGCATGTCCTTGAGAGCGCGTTCGACCCCTCCCCGGCCCCGTCCGACGTCGTGGCCGTTCATGGCCTCGGTCAGCACCACGTAGCTGGCCGCGTCGAACCGCCGGGCCAGCTTCCACGCCTGGTGGTCGAGGTAGGACTCCACCGCGAACCGGCCCCCGCGCCCCGGCTCCTCCCCGTCCTGGGGCCGGCGGCCGAACCGGGTGTCGAGCTCGCCCGGCCCCCGGTAGGTGACGTGGGCGATGCGCCGGGCCACCCCGAGCCCGTCGACCGGGGCGCGGCCGGTGAGGTGGTAGTCGCCGCCCGACCAGTCCGGGTCCGCGCGCACGGCGTGCAGCTGGGGCGAGGTCCATGCGATCTGCCAGGCGGTGGCGGCCACCGGGCAGGCCAGGACCAGTGCCCGGTCCACCCGGTCGGGGAGGGTGAGCGCCCATTCCAGCGCGCGCATCCCGCCCATGGATCCGCCGACGACCGCGGCCCAGCGCTCGACCCCCAGCGCGTCGGCGACCGCGGCCTCCGCGCGGACGGTGTCGCGCAGGGTGATGTGCGGGAACCGGCTCCCCCAGGGCCTCCGGTCGGGCGCGGTGGAGGAGGGCCCGGTACTGCCCTGGCAGCCGCCGAGGATGTTGGGGGCCACCACCAGGAACCGGTCGGTGTCCAGGGCCAGGCCCGGGCCGACCAGTCCGTCCCACCAGCCCGGCTCGGGGTGCCCGGGCCCGGCGGGGCCCGCGACGTGGGAGTCGCCGGTGAGCGCGTGCAGGACCAGGACGGCGTTGTCGCGGCGCGCGTTGGGCCGCCCCCAGGTCTGGTAGGCGATGCGCACCCCGGGCAGGGCCTCCCCCGATTCGAGTTCCAGGGGCGCGGGCAGGTGCACCCAGCGGCGCCCGCCGACCGGGTCGCCGTCCCGCCATCCTCCGGCCGGACCCTCCCTGAGGGGGCCGGACCACCGGGCGGCGGGACGGCCGGGAGCGGAGGTCACC is a window of Nocardiopsis changdeensis DNA encoding:
- a CDS encoding aldo/keto reductase; amino-acid sequence: MNDVKPRPLGDSDLYVSRLCLGGNVFGWTADESASFRVLDDYVAGGGTFVDTADSYSAWAPGHRGGESETLIGRWLADRGRPEDLVLATKVSRHPEFPGLSAGNVRAAADASLERLGVDAIDLYYAHFDDPDTPLEESARAFSELVDAGKVRYIGLSNHTPDRIRAWLDICADQGLHAPVCVQPHYNLVERGVEDALVPLARERRLSLLPYFGLARGFLTGKYRPGGPSVDSPRAGSAGALLEDERALRVLDALDTVAGRLGVPQAAVALAWLADRPTVSSVLASARGPEQLADLLPVNTLVLDAESADLLTEASAP
- the metX gene encoding homoserine O-acetyltransferase MetX; its protein translation is MTSAPGRPAARWSGPLREGPAGGWRDGDPVGGRRWVHLPAPLELESGEALPGVRIAYQTWGRPNARRDNAVLVLHALTGDSHVAGPAGPGHPEPGWWDGLVGPGLALDTDRFLVVAPNILGGCQGSTGPSSTAPDRRPWGSRFPHITLRDTVRAEAAVADALGVERWAAVVGGSMGGMRALEWALTLPDRVDRALVLACPVAATAWQIAWTSPQLHAVRADPDWSGGDYHLTGRAPVDGLGVARRIAHVTYRGPGELDTRFGRRPQDGEEPGRGGRFAVESYLDHQAWKLARRFDAASYVVLTEAMNGHDVGRGRGGVERALKDMPERTIVAGVDTDHLYPLARQEEIARHLPVPGRARVISSPHGHDGFLLAVDRVGELVRELLGDLR